A section of the Arabiibacter massiliensis genome encodes:
- a CDS encoding ABC transporter ATP-binding protein: MSEVVLRAEGLGCRYGRAEVFAGASFSLGAGEAAFLVGPNGAGKSTLLRCLAGWDAPAEGRVELCGERFDGSNRALRALVAFVPDVPAFYDDLTAGEHVRFVRQANRLSAKGDPSERLMERFGLAGQADKLPSSYSRGMRQKLALVLALARAPRVLLLDEPYGPLDPEAARVLSALLEEARAAGCAVLASCHHDVPDLRPDLVLRLEGGRLDVRAGDGDA, from the coding sequence GTGAGCGAGGTCGTGCTGCGGGCGGAGGGGCTCGGCTGCCGCTACGGGAGGGCGGAGGTGTTCGCCGGCGCGTCGTTCTCGCTGGGCGCGGGCGAGGCCGCGTTCCTCGTCGGGCCCAACGGCGCGGGGAAGTCGACGCTTCTGCGCTGCCTGGCCGGATGGGACGCGCCCGCCGAGGGGCGGGTGGAGCTCTGCGGCGAGCGCTTCGACGGGTCGAACCGCGCGTTGCGGGCGCTCGTGGCGTTCGTGCCCGACGTGCCCGCGTTCTACGACGACCTCACGGCGGGCGAGCACGTGCGCTTCGTGCGCCAGGCGAACCGGCTGTCGGCGAAGGGCGATCCGTCCGAGCGGCTCATGGAGCGGTTCGGCCTTGCAGGGCAAGCCGACAAGCTGCCGTCGTCGTACTCGCGCGGCATGCGCCAGAAGCTCGCGCTCGTGCTGGCGCTCGCCCGCGCGCCGCGCGTTCTTCTGCTCGACGAGCCGTACGGGCCGCTCGACCCGGAGGCCGCCCGGGTGCTGAGCGCGCTTCTGGAGGAGGCGCGGGCGGCCGGGTGCGCCGTTCTGGCCAGCTGCCATCATGACGTGCCCGACCTGCGGCCCGATCTGGTGCTGCGCCTCGAGGGCGGCCGGCTCGACGTGCGCGCGGGAGACGGCGATGCATGA
- a CDS encoding HAMP domain-containing sensor histidine kinase, producing the protein MDDVSGGESRRPRKRGLPLSLVILRYFAYVLAAAVALALGTYFTLGLLIDSGAMYPANYGDTALAETSARLAQLGSDDLEAVDAAVPSSFRWAVFSAGGDYVAGDAPEAAREDLRAAAFDGLAVAYGGLDTTRYARVELADGSACVLMYDYLPQFASKELRDALPNPQNLLLGAFAALSLLVLAGIAVRAARVISRKMAPLADAARRIEERDLDFSVGTSGVSEIDDVLGAMEDMRASLKDSLEAQWRAEQAQREQIAALAHDLKTPLTVVRGNVDLLLEGGLEGGQRACAADAAEGARQMGTYLAALIDVSRGSALGFEPAERPLAPLLARLRGQVEALAAARGVRVTWDEGAGLPESLRMDEVLVERALMNVAANAVEHAPAGSAVEVRVRVEDGMLATSVADAGPGFSPEALRRGCERFYQGDPARAARDHSGLGLHVAADAAARHGGSVELANRDASEGGGARVTLRLPRG; encoded by the coding sequence ATGGACGACGTGAGCGGAGGCGAATCCCGGCGCCCCCGCAAGCGCGGGCTGCCGCTCAGCCTGGTCATCCTGCGGTACTTCGCCTACGTGCTCGCGGCGGCCGTCGCGCTGGCGTTGGGCACGTACTTCACACTCGGCCTGCTCATCGACTCGGGCGCCATGTACCCGGCGAACTACGGCGACACGGCGCTTGCGGAGACGTCGGCGCGCCTGGCGCAGCTCGGCTCGGACGACCTGGAGGCCGTCGACGCCGCCGTGCCGTCGAGCTTCCGCTGGGCCGTGTTCTCGGCGGGCGGCGATTACGTGGCCGGCGACGCGCCCGAGGCCGCGCGGGAGGATCTGCGCGCGGCCGCCTTCGACGGGCTCGCCGTGGCTTACGGGGGCCTCGACACGACGCGCTACGCTCGGGTGGAGCTGGCCGACGGGTCGGCGTGCGTGCTCATGTACGACTACCTGCCCCAGTTCGCGTCCAAGGAGCTGCGCGACGCGCTGCCGAACCCGCAGAACCTGCTGCTGGGGGCGTTCGCCGCGCTGTCGCTGCTGGTGCTGGCGGGAATCGCCGTGCGGGCGGCGCGGGTGATCTCGCGCAAGATGGCGCCGCTGGCCGATGCCGCACGGCGCATCGAGGAGCGCGACCTGGACTTCTCGGTGGGGACGTCGGGCGTGAGCGAGATCGACGACGTGCTGGGCGCGATGGAGGACATGCGCGCCTCGCTCAAGGATTCGCTTGAGGCGCAGTGGCGGGCCGAGCAGGCGCAGCGCGAGCAGATCGCCGCGCTTGCGCACGACTTGAAGACGCCGCTCACCGTGGTGCGCGGCAACGTCGATTTGCTGCTGGAAGGCGGGTTGGAGGGCGGGCAGCGCGCGTGCGCAGCCGATGCCGCCGAGGGCGCGCGCCAGATGGGGACATACCTGGCCGCGCTCATCGACGTGTCGCGGGGCAGCGCGCTCGGGTTCGAGCCGGCGGAACGCCCGCTGGCACCGCTGCTCGCGCGGCTGCGCGGGCAGGTGGAGGCACTGGCAGCGGCGCGCGGCGTGCGGGTGACATGGGACGAGGGCGCGGGGCTGCCCGAGTCGCTGCGGATGGATGAGGTCCTGGTGGAGCGCGCCCTGATGAACGTGGCGGCCAACGCCGTGGAGCACGCGCCGGCGGGCTCGGCGGTGGAGGTGCGCGTGCGGGTGGAGGACGGCATGCTCGCGACGAGCGTGGCCGACGCGGGGCCCGGCTTCTCGCCTGAGGCCCTGCGGCGCGGCTGCGAGCGTTTCTACCAGGGTGATCCCGCTCGCGCCGCGCGGGATCACAGTGGCCTCGGCCTGCACGTGGCCGCCGACGCGGCCGCGCGCCACGGCGGCTCGGTGGAGCTTGCGAACCGCGACGCCTCCGAGGGCGGCGGCGCCCGCGTGACGCTGCGGCTCCCGCGCGGTTGA
- a CDS encoding helix-turn-helix transcriptional regulator has translation MDGINLGATIARERRAADVTQGELAAHLGVTKAAVSKWELGQSMPDVALLPRIAAYFGLTLDELFDYRPQLSAEEVRDAYLRLAMLIDEDPDAALEEVERLIADYYSCWPLLHQMGTLLMQRAAFDPERGERLLSRSVELLARVEENSDDVALVGAARMMRASAMNLQGDLDGCVALLESLKPDRVQGVDLALAALYEQRGEREASLRLYQASMGWGVMSAMSSVSAQLLLYADDDAHREALVRAGEGLLVGFDLEDENPMAALTFLANASAACLVGGDGERAEAYLGRFVRLLERLDDRALLYGAGESVLYDLVPELAAPSGDEGEAAAAYLGALDMRRQCAQLVMARPEWAERADDARFQPLLARLEAL, from the coding sequence ATGGACGGCATCAACCTGGGGGCGACCATCGCGCGCGAGCGGCGCGCCGCCGACGTGACGCAGGGCGAGCTGGCGGCGCACCTCGGCGTGACGAAGGCGGCCGTGTCGAAGTGGGAGCTGGGCCAGAGCATGCCCGACGTGGCCCTGCTGCCGCGCATCGCGGCGTATTTCGGCCTCACGCTCGACGAGCTGTTCGACTACCGCCCGCAGCTGAGCGCGGAGGAGGTGCGCGACGCCTACCTGCGCCTGGCCATGCTCATCGACGAGGATCCGGACGCCGCCCTCGAGGAGGTTGAGCGGCTGATCGCCGACTACTACTCCTGCTGGCCGCTGCTGCACCAGATGGGCACGCTCCTCATGCAGCGCGCCGCGTTCGACCCGGAGCGCGGGGAGCGCCTGCTTTCGCGCTCCGTCGAACTGCTGGCGCGCGTCGAGGAGAACTCCGACGACGTGGCGCTGGTGGGCGCCGCCCGCATGATGCGCGCCTCCGCGATGAACCTTCAAGGCGATCTGGACGGCTGCGTCGCCCTGCTCGAGAGCTTGAAGCCCGACAGGGTGCAGGGCGTCGACCTGGCCTTGGCGGCGCTGTACGAGCAGCGGGGCGAACGCGAGGCCAGCCTGAGGCTGTACCAGGCGTCGATGGGCTGGGGCGTGATGAGCGCCATGAGCAGCGTGAGCGCCCAGCTTTTGCTCTACGCCGACGACGACGCGCATCGCGAGGCGCTCGTGCGGGCCGGCGAGGGCCTGCTCGTCGGCTTCGACCTGGAGGACGAGAACCCCATGGCGGCGCTCACGTTCTTGGCGAACGCGTCGGCCGCGTGCCTGGTCGGCGGAGACGGGGAGCGCGCGGAGGCCTACCTCGGGCGCTTCGTGCGCCTGCTCGAGCGCCTCGACGACCGCGCGCTGCTGTACGGCGCGGGCGAGAGCGTGCTGTACGACCTGGTTCCCGAGCTGGCCGCGCCCTCCGGCGACGAGGGCGAGGCGGCGGCCGCGTACCTGGGCGCGCTCGACATGAGGCGGCAGTGCGCGCAGCTGGTGATGGCGCGGCCGGAATGGGCGGAGCGTGCCGACGACGCGCGGTTCCAACCGCTGCTGGCCAGGTTGGAGGCGCTGTGA
- a CDS encoding excinuclease ABC subunit UvrA, with protein MADIVIEDAREGNLRGVSLAIPKGKLVAFTGVSGSGKSTLAVDVLFNECQRQYLEAMGLEGIRKPRVGRVRGASPAVLVSQSSGNRNPRSTVGTVTDVYTDLRMVFEKLHERACPECGARICSADCEEETERRGDDFLVFMRCSACGHRMPKLTRTQFSFNTKEGACPACEGLGRTLDVNLVAVLDESRTLEDGAVDFWKGRYRDYLVESFRQACRRYGLDDPAGAPVARFDALQREILLNGTASLALAAACPGVEEPKTAAAGRFEGVVPLLRRRWAEREGGGRDFERYFSQAVCAVCGGERLGELARTATVAGTRLPELAASSLEGIRDWVRALDGSLPAAHRADVEDYLRDVLTKLDRLARVGLSYLTLDRQTVTLSGGELQRMRLASVLDSELSGVVYILDEPTQGLHPKDTRGLVAVLEKLRDAGNTVLVIEHDPDVVRAADFVVDLGPGSGAHGGRIVAAGTLDEVMAEPASATGRWLARPPARKEAFRPAGETAVEVRGARLFNLKGIDVDIPARCLTAVTGPSGSGKSTLVFRLVARGDGDFEGGTVRGAGRFDRVVDVGQEPLVKMKRSNVATYSGAAADIRALFAGSEDALAAGLAARSFSFNAPGGRCERCEGLGTVTSNMLFFTDVEATCPACGGRRFSDEVLAVRFAGKSIDDVLRMSVEETRAFFADADSAHAKGAAARRLARTLGLLEDVGLGYLLLGQTLTTLSGGESQRLKLARELADGKGRASLYLLDEPTRGLHPQDVEHLLALLDRLVDAGGAVVAVEHNPQVIDHADWVIDLGPGGGDAGGEVVFAGTPAALRASGVGTTAAWL; from the coding sequence ATGGCCGACATCGTGATCGAGGACGCGCGCGAGGGGAACCTGCGCGGCGTCTCGCTGGCCATCCCCAAGGGGAAGCTCGTCGCGTTCACGGGGGTGTCGGGCTCGGGCAAGTCGACGCTCGCGGTGGACGTGCTGTTCAACGAGTGCCAGCGCCAGTACCTCGAGGCCATGGGGCTCGAGGGCATCCGCAAGCCGCGCGTCGGGCGCGTGCGGGGCGCCTCGCCGGCCGTGCTCGTCTCGCAGTCCTCCGGCAACCGCAACCCGCGCTCCACGGTGGGCACGGTCACCGACGTGTACACCGACCTGCGGATGGTGTTCGAGAAGCTGCACGAGCGCGCCTGCCCGGAGTGCGGCGCGCGCATCTGCTCGGCCGACTGCGAGGAGGAGACGGAACGGCGCGGCGACGACTTCCTCGTGTTCATGCGCTGCTCCGCCTGCGGGCATCGGATGCCCAAGCTCACGCGCACGCAGTTCTCGTTCAACACGAAGGAGGGCGCGTGCCCGGCGTGCGAGGGCCTGGGCAGGACGCTCGACGTGAACCTGGTGGCCGTGCTCGACGAGAGCCGCACGCTCGAGGACGGCGCCGTGGACTTCTGGAAGGGCCGCTACCGGGACTACCTGGTGGAATCGTTTCGCCAGGCGTGCCGGCGCTACGGCCTGGATGACCCTGCGGGCGCGCCCGTCGCGCGCTTCGACGCGCTGCAGCGCGAGATCCTGCTGAACGGCACGGCCAGCCTGGCCCTCGCCGCAGCATGTCCGGGCGTCGAGGAGCCGAAGACCGCCGCCGCGGGCAGGTTCGAAGGCGTCGTGCCGCTTCTGCGCCGCCGTTGGGCGGAACGCGAAGGGGGCGGGCGCGACTTCGAGCGCTACTTCTCGCAGGCAGTGTGCGCCGTGTGCGGCGGCGAGCGCCTGGGCGAGCTGGCGCGCACGGCGACGGTGGCGGGCACGCGGCTGCCCGAGCTGGCCGCCTCCTCGCTCGAGGGCATCCGCGACTGGGTGCGCGCGCTCGATGGGTCCCTTCCCGCCGCGCACCGCGCCGACGTGGAGGACTACCTGCGCGACGTGCTCACGAAGCTCGACCGGCTGGCGCGGGTGGGGCTCTCGTATCTGACGCTCGACCGCCAGACGGTCACGCTCTCCGGCGGCGAGCTGCAGCGGATGCGCCTGGCCAGCGTGCTGGACTCGGAGCTCTCCGGCGTCGTCTACATCCTCGACGAGCCCACCCAGGGCCTCCATCCCAAGGACACCCGCGGCCTCGTGGCCGTGCTCGAGAAGCTGCGCGACGCGGGCAACACCGTGCTCGTCATCGAGCACGACCCCGACGTCGTGCGCGCGGCCGACTTCGTAGTGGACCTGGGCCCCGGCTCGGGCGCGCACGGCGGTCGCATCGTCGCGGCCGGCACGCTCGACGAGGTCATGGCCGAGCCCGCGTCGGCCACGGGGCGCTGGCTCGCCCGGCCGCCCGCGCGCAAGGAGGCGTTCCGCCCGGCCGGCGAGACGGCCGTGGAGGTGCGCGGCGCGCGCCTGTTCAACCTCAAGGGCATCGACGTGGACATCCCCGCCCGCTGCCTCACCGCGGTCACGGGGCCGTCCGGCTCCGGCAAGTCCACCCTCGTGTTCAGGCTCGTCGCGCGCGGCGACGGCGACTTCGAGGGCGGCACGGTGCGCGGCGCGGGTCGGTTCGACCGGGTGGTGGACGTGGGGCAGGAGCCGCTCGTGAAGATGAAGCGCTCGAACGTGGCCACCTATTCCGGGGCCGCTGCCGACATCCGCGCGCTGTTCGCGGGCTCCGAGGATGCGTTGGCGGCGGGGCTCGCGGCGCGGAGCTTCTCGTTCAACGCGCCGGGCGGGCGCTGCGAGCGGTGCGAGGGGCTGGGCACGGTGACCAGCAACATGCTGTTCTTCACCGACGTCGAGGCGACGTGCCCGGCCTGCGGCGGCCGCCGGTTCTCCGACGAGGTGCTGGCCGTGCGCTTCGCGGGCAAATCCATCGACGACGTGCTGCGCATGTCGGTGGAGGAGACCCGGGCCTTCTTTGCCGACGCGGACAGCGCGCACGCGAAGGGCGCGGCGGCCCGGCGGCTCGCGCGCACGCTCGGCCTCCTCGAGGACGTGGGGCTCGGCTACCTTCTGCTGGGCCAGACGCTCACCACGCTCTCCGGTGGCGAGAGCCAGCGCCTCAAGCTGGCGCGCGAGCTGGCGGACGGCAAGGGGCGCGCGAGCCTCTACCTGCTCGACGAGCCCACGCGCGGGCTGCACCCGCAGGACGTGGAGCACCTCCTGGCGCTTCTCGACCGCCTGGTGGACGCGGGCGGCGCCGTGGTGGCGGTGGAGCACAACCCGCAGGTCATCGACCATGCCGACTGGGTGATCGACCTCGGCCCCGGCGGCGGCGATGCGGGCGGGGAAGTGGTGTTCGCCGGCACCCCCGCCGCCCTGCGCGCCTCAGGCGTCGGCACCACGGCGGCGTGGCTGTAG
- a CDS encoding lantibiotic ABC transporter permease: MVLEARGRMMAGAKARVTFAHALRSEAVRLRRSPLLWLHAVLATALGALAGAYFAATPWDSLLGTDAFFQLLGAGAPLLAGISCGLAAESEQRAGDGANLLGASSRRAALAAKAAVLLGLGLAAAAWAAALFCGELALAGRSVPGPAAIAAAVAGIAAGSACAYAVFLPVAMKLGRNASIGLGALGLVAAMASMGGLANGLVTGTLSGALGVEAVAFIPFAWPSRLASLPLEASIAAGAGADAQAQALAGAWLAVAAACAIVTAVVAAAGLACANRFEGRRGGE, encoded by the coding sequence GTGGTTCTCGAAGCGCGAGGCCGCATGATGGCGGGCGCGAAGGCGCGCGTGACGTTCGCGCACGCGCTGCGCTCGGAGGCCGTGCGGCTGCGACGCTCGCCGCTTCTGTGGCTGCATGCGGTGCTGGCGACGGCGCTCGGCGCTCTGGCGGGCGCGTACTTCGCCGCCACGCCGTGGGACTCGCTTCTGGGAACCGACGCGTTCTTCCAGCTGCTCGGCGCGGGCGCGCCGCTTCTGGCGGGCATCTCGTGCGGGCTGGCGGCCGAATCCGAGCAGCGGGCGGGCGACGGGGCGAATCTGCTGGGCGCGTCGTCGCGTCGCGCGGCGCTCGCGGCGAAGGCGGCCGTCCTGCTGGGGCTGGGCCTTGCGGCGGCGGCCTGGGCGGCGGCGCTGTTCTGCGGCGAGCTCGCGCTGGCGGGGCGGTCGGTTCCGGGGCCCGCGGCGATCGCGGCGGCCGTGGCGGGCATCGCGGCGGGGAGCGCGTGCGCGTACGCGGTCTTCCTGCCCGTGGCCATGAAATTGGGGCGCAACGCCTCCATCGGCCTGGGGGCGCTCGGGCTCGTCGCGGCCATGGCGTCGATGGGCGGCTTGGCGAACGGGCTGGTGACCGGCACGCTCTCCGGTGCGCTCGGCGTAGAGGCCGTCGCGTTCATACCGTTCGCATGGCCCTCGCGCCTGGCGTCGCTGCCGCTCGAGGCGTCCATCGCCGCGGGCGCGGGAGCGGACGCGCAGGCCCAGGCGCTCGCGGGGGCGTGGCTCGCGGTGGCGGCGGCGTGCGCCATAGTCACGGCCGTCGTGGCGGCTGCGGGGCTGGCCTGCGCGAACCGCTTCGAGGGCCGCCGCGGCGGGGAATGA
- a CDS encoding putative ABC transporter permease, translating into MSKHDPARPEADDSADSPLERESPIKRKIPIPLKVFGVLCMVSGAAVAVVLALVVVGMVLVIRSGNLTGDLSTATIVIFVAQSALMTALAALFAVLGVRLLRDKRRRAALLADVMIVLVILVALCDMMLGGLTPDLIPYAVVLVVLIALQSYVDPSLSEERELQRKLRDMEAREQAEDGTLGRDETGRGYIALNFFNIFWIFVVCCVLGLIIETVYHFVWVEPGHYQDRAGMLFGPFSPIYGFGAVLMTVALNRFHKKNVVLIFLVSAVIGGAFEYATSWFMQFAFGIVAWDYTGTFLSIDGRTNGMFMAMWGLLGVVWIKLLLPWMLKLVNLIPWNWRYGVTTVCAALMILDGAMTLLSLDCWYQRMAGKPSETAVEEFFDRHFDNQYMEERFQSMSIDPANATRTS; encoded by the coding sequence ATGAGCAAGCACGACCCCGCCCGTCCTGAAGCCGACGATTCCGCCGACTCCCCGTTGGAGCGGGAGTCCCCGATCAAGCGCAAGATCCCCATCCCCCTCAAGGTCTTCGGCGTGCTGTGCATGGTGAGCGGCGCGGCCGTCGCCGTCGTGCTCGCGCTCGTCGTGGTGGGCATGGTGCTCGTCATCCGCTCGGGCAACCTCACCGGCGACCTGTCCACGGCCACCATCGTCATCTTCGTGGCGCAATCGGCGCTCATGACCGCGCTGGCCGCCCTGTTCGCCGTCCTCGGCGTGCGCCTGCTGCGCGACAAGCGCCGGCGCGCGGCGCTGCTCGCCGACGTCATGATCGTGCTCGTCATCCTCGTGGCGCTCTGCGACATGATGCTCGGCGGACTCACGCCCGACCTCATCCCCTACGCCGTCGTGCTCGTGGTGCTCATCGCGCTGCAGAGCTACGTGGACCCGTCGCTGTCCGAGGAGCGCGAGCTGCAGCGCAAGCTCCGCGACATGGAGGCGCGCGAGCAGGCCGAGGACGGCACGCTCGGCCGCGACGAGACGGGCCGCGGCTACATCGCGCTCAACTTCTTCAACATCTTCTGGATCTTCGTGGTGTGCTGCGTGCTGGGCCTCATCATCGAGACGGTGTACCACTTCGTGTGGGTGGAGCCCGGCCACTACCAGGACCGCGCCGGCATGCTGTTCGGGCCGTTCTCGCCCATCTACGGGTTCGGCGCGGTGCTCATGACCGTGGCGCTCAACCGCTTCCACAAGAAGAACGTCGTCCTCATCTTTCTGGTGAGCGCCGTCATCGGCGGGGCGTTCGAGTACGCCACCAGCTGGTTCATGCAGTTCGCGTTCGGCATCGTGGCCTGGGATTACACGGGCACGTTCCTGTCCATCGACGGGCGCACCAACGGCATGTTCATGGCCATGTGGGGGCTTCTGGGCGTGGTGTGGATCAAGCTCCTTTTGCCGTGGATGCTGAAGCTGGTGAACCTCATCCCGTGGAACTGGCGCTACGGCGTGACCACGGTGTGCGCGGCCCTCATGATCCTCGACGGCGCCATGACGCTGCTGTCGCTCGACTGCTGGTACCAGCGCATGGCGGGCAAGCCCTCCGAGACGGCCGTGGAGGAGTTCTTCGACCGCCACTTCGACAACCAGTACATGGAGGAGCGCTTCCAGAGCATGTCCATCGACCCCGCCAACGCCACCCGCACGAGCTAG
- the crcB gene encoding fluoride efflux transporter CrcB, which yields MAALLLVGAGGFIGAVARYLLGLVPYGGDFPLMTFVVNFVGAVAIGAVVEAANGEGAIPPEAALFLKTGVCGGFTTFSTFSLETLTLFEEGRHAMAALYAGGSLAACVLGVAAGRLLMRGALSGLRAS from the coding sequence ATGGCGGCGCTTTTGCTGGTGGGCGCGGGCGGGTTCATCGGCGCCGTGGCGCGCTACCTCCTGGGCCTCGTGCCCTACGGGGGCGACTTCCCCCTCATGACCTTCGTCGTGAACTTCGTGGGCGCGGTGGCCATCGGCGCCGTCGTCGAGGCGGCCAATGGGGAGGGCGCGATCCCACCCGAGGCGGCGCTCTTCCTGAAGACGGGCGTGTGCGGGGGCTTCACCACGTTCTCCACGTTCTCGCTCGAGACGCTCACGCTCTTCGAGGAGGGTCGGCACGCCATGGCCGCGCTCTACGCCGGCGGCAGCCTGGCGGCGTGCGTGCTCGGCGTGGCCGCGGGGCGGCTGCTCATGCGCGGCGCGCTGTCGGGTCTGCGCGCGAGCTGA
- a CDS encoding lantibiotic protection ABC transporter ATP-binding protein: MAYVLETDALTKRFKGQTAVDGCSLHVPEGAVYGLLGPNGAGKSTLLKMVCGMLRPTSGGISFAGRPWTRDDLNDIGALIETPPLYDNLTARENLRVRTTLLGVPEERIDEALSIVDLAGTGSKRAGRFSLGMKQRLGIALALVGHPRLLILDEPTNGLDPVGIQELRALIRSFPARGITVVLSSHILGEVEHVADLVGIIVEGRLAYEAPIERGADLERLFMDVCLGKAVA, from the coding sequence ATGGCTTATGTGTTGGAGACGGACGCGCTCACGAAGCGGTTCAAGGGGCAGACGGCGGTGGACGGGTGCTCGCTGCACGTGCCCGAGGGCGCGGTGTACGGGCTTCTGGGTCCGAACGGGGCGGGGAAGTCGACGCTGCTCAAGATGGTGTGCGGCATGCTGCGGCCCACGTCGGGCGGCATCTCGTTCGCGGGGCGGCCGTGGACGCGCGACGATCTGAACGACATCGGCGCGCTCATCGAGACGCCGCCTTTGTACGACAACCTTACCGCGCGCGAGAACCTGCGCGTGCGCACGACGCTCCTCGGCGTGCCTGAGGAACGCATCGACGAGGCGCTGTCCATCGTGGATCTCGCCGGCACGGGGAGCAAGCGGGCGGGGCGGTTCTCGCTCGGTATGAAGCAGCGGCTGGGCATAGCGCTCGCGCTCGTGGGGCATCCGCGGCTGCTCATCCTGGACGAGCCGACGAACGGCCTGGATCCGGTGGGCATCCAGGAGCTGCGCGCGCTCATCCGGTCGTTTCCCGCGCGCGGCATCACCGTGGTGCTGTCGAGCCACATCCTCGGCGAGGTGGAGCACGTGGCCGACCTCGTGGGCATCATCGTGGAGGGGCGCCTGGCCTACGAGGCGCCCATCGAGCGGGGAGCCGACCTGGAGCGGCTGTTCATGGACGTGTGCCTGGGGAAGGCGGTGGCCTGA
- a CDS encoding IS110 family transposase has product MDARDMDYEVFCGIDVGKSGHFAVSFRRDSLEPEMRRAIAADEADIRRALADASGGSRMLVVVDQPGGFGELPVAVARDMGFDAAFISPKDFHDLAVLYSEGKSDAADALVIADAPRRHPRLVRLVAEREEALSGLRVLPRARADAVRERTRAYNRLHDCLERVCPPLEELFAGDALHTSLARAVIARYGGPAGLRRAGEKRAAQWASKLKGQANRGPEKIREAFEAIGRMGVALPAAGAVEAQAKRLAARLDQLEEEVAAAEREIARIADSLPEIALLQSMPGIGPVYASVIVAEIGGIGRFADGNRLASYAGIAPVKDQSGKRDSSKKSKKGNRRLKAAFLGSADAALDCDGASRAYYDRKRAEGKLHRQALRALARRRADVIYAILSSGRPYRQPAPAA; this is encoded by the coding sequence ATGGATGCCCGGGATATGGACTACGAGGTCTTCTGCGGCATCGACGTGGGCAAGTCGGGGCACTTCGCGGTGAGCTTCAGGCGCGATTCCCTCGAGCCCGAGATGAGGAGGGCGATCGCTGCGGACGAGGCTGATATCAGGCGCGCGCTCGCCGACGCGTCGGGCGGCTCGCGCATGCTCGTGGTGGTCGACCAGCCCGGCGGCTTCGGGGAGCTTCCCGTGGCGGTGGCGCGCGACATGGGCTTCGACGCCGCCTTCATATCGCCCAAGGACTTCCACGACCTCGCCGTGCTCTACTCGGAGGGGAAGAGCGATGCGGCCGACGCGCTCGTGATAGCCGACGCGCCGCGCAGGCACCCGAGGCTCGTCCGCCTCGTCGCCGAGCGCGAGGAGGCCCTTTCGGGGCTTCGAGTCCTCCCCCGCGCCCGCGCCGACGCGGTGCGCGAGCGCACCCGCGCCTACAACCGCCTCCACGACTGCCTGGAGAGGGTGTGCCCGCCGCTCGAGGAGCTCTTCGCGGGCGACGCCCTCCACACCTCGCTCGCTCGCGCCGTCATCGCGCGCTACGGGGGCCCCGCGGGCCTGCGCCGGGCGGGCGAGAAGCGGGCGGCGCAGTGGGCGTCGAAGCTCAAGGGCCAGGCGAACCGGGGCCCCGAGAAGATCCGCGAGGCGTTCGAGGCTATCGGGCGGATGGGGGTGGCGCTTCCCGCGGCGGGCGCCGTCGAGGCGCAGGCGAAGAGGCTCGCCGCGCGCCTCGACCAGCTCGAGGAGGAGGTCGCGGCCGCCGAGCGGGAGATAGCGCGCATCGCGGACTCGCTGCCCGAGATCGCCCTGCTCCAGAGCATGCCGGGGATCGGGCCCGTCTACGCGAGCGTCATCGTCGCCGAGATCGGCGGCATCGGGCGGTTCGCGGACGGGAACCGCCTGGCCTCCTACGCGGGCATCGCCCCCGTCAAGGACCAGTCGGGCAAGAGGGACTCCTCGAAGAAGTCCAAGAAGGGCAACCGCAGGCTCAAGGCCGCCTTCCTGGGCTCGGCGGACGCGGCGCTCGACTGCGACGGGGCGTCCAGGGCCTACTACGACAGGAAGCGCGCCGAGGGCAAGCTGCATAGGCAGGCGCTGCGCGCCCTGGCGCGCCGTCGCGCGGACGTCATCTACGCCATCCTGTCGAGCGGGCGCCCCTACAGGCAGCCCGCGCCCGCGGCCTAG
- a CDS encoding response regulator transcription factor — MARILAVDDEPAIRSLLERALAADGHDVRCAADADGALAAHPERYDLVLLDVMMPGMDGFELCRRIRALTDAPIVFLTAKAAEEDAVFGLGVGADDYVRKPFGTAELRAKVAAHLRRERRERVHALAFGDVRLDLAARELYVGESLVPLTRTEFDVCEFLARHPGQVFSRDQIVEGVLGWDAQSDAATISVHVSNARAKLKAAGAEPVQTVWGVGYRWTT, encoded by the coding sequence ATGGCGAGGATACTGGCAGTGGACGACGAGCCGGCCATCAGGAGCCTGCTCGAGCGCGCGCTGGCCGCGGACGGGCATGACGTGCGCTGCGCGGCGGACGCGGACGGGGCGCTCGCCGCGCATCCCGAGCGCTACGACCTGGTGCTGCTCGACGTGATGATGCCCGGCATGGACGGCTTCGAGCTGTGCCGCCGCATCCGCGCGCTCACGGACGCGCCCATCGTGTTCCTCACGGCGAAGGCCGCGGAGGAGGACGCCGTGTTCGGCCTGGGCGTGGGCGCGGACGATTACGTGCGCAAGCCCTTCGGCACGGCCGAGCTGCGGGCGAAGGTGGCGGCGCACCTGCGGCGCGAACGGCGCGAGCGGGTGCATGCGCTCGCGTTCGGCGACGTGCGGCTGGACCTCGCGGCGCGGGAGCTGTACGTGGGCGAGAGCCTCGTGCCGCTCACGAGGACCGAGTTCGACGTGTGCGAGTTCTTGGCGCGCCATCCCGGCCAGGTGTTCTCGCGCGACCAGATCGTGGAAGGCGTGCTGGGGTGGGATGCGCAGAGCGATGCGGCCACCATCTCGGTCCACGTGAGCAACGCGCGCGCGAAGCTGAAGGCGGCGGGCGCGGAGCCCGTGCAGACCGTGTGGGGAGTGGGGTACCGATGGACGACGTGA